A genomic region of Methanosarcina thermophila TM-1 contains the following coding sequences:
- a CDS encoding HAD family hydrolase, producing MLKAIIFDADGVLVDSMYYQAEAWIKTFKEVGISITREDIYELEGSNNQRLIKSIFEKAGKELETWHLEQLPEKKREALEFDKIKPFEGILDCLKELKQHFKLAIVSGSHVDTVTEVVNKYFSNCFDVIVTGSDLERGKPDPDPYLKALEMLDLTKNECIVIENAPLGITAAKRAGLYCVAVASMLEPEKVEHADLVLEDHAALLEYLKSLIPK from the coding sequence ATGTTAAAAGCAATAATTTTTGATGCGGATGGGGTTCTTGTAGATTCCATGTATTACCAGGCCGAAGCCTGGATTAAAACCTTCAAGGAAGTGGGTATTAGCATCACCAGGGAAGATATTTACGAACTCGAAGGCTCAAATAACCAGAGGTTAATTAAATCAATCTTCGAGAAGGCGGGAAAAGAGCTTGAGACCTGGCATTTAGAGCAGCTGCCTGAAAAGAAACGCGAAGCTCTTGAATTTGATAAAATAAAACCCTTTGAAGGTATTCTGGATTGCCTTAAGGAATTAAAACAGCACTTTAAGCTTGCCATAGTTTCCGGGTCACATGTCGACACGGTAACTGAGGTTGTAAATAAGTATTTTTCTAACTGCTTTGACGTCATAGTTACCGGCAGCGACCTTGAGCGTGGGAAACCTGATCCCGATCCTTATCTCAAAGCCCTTGAGATGCTCGACCTGACAAAGAATGAATGCATAGTAATTGAAAATGCACCTCTGGGCATAACTGCTGCCAAGAGGGCAGGACTCTACTGTGTCGCGGTTGCAAGTATGCTTGAACCTGAAAAAGTAGAGCATGCGGATCTTGTACTCGAAGATCATGCTGCCCTTCTCGAATATCTGAAGAGCCTTATCCCAAAGTGA
- the asd gene encoding aspartate-semialdehyde dehydrogenase: MAAIKAGILGATGAVGQRFVEALANHPWFEITALAASERSAGKTYKEAAGWRLDTAMPESVENIEVVPVDPKAVDADVVFSALPADLALTVEPEFAKAGFAVASNASSHRMEKDIPLVIPEVNSEHLRLIEVQQDARGWDGYIITNPNCSTIVMTLTLKPLMQFGLETVQVATMQAISGAGFSGVAAMAIYDNVIPYIGSEEKKMETETLKLLGEFNGSEIIPADISVSASCHRVPVVDGHTEAIWAGMRDKPAPEEVREAFLRFDPKLGELPSEPERPLIVRDEVDRPQPRLDRNMGKGMSVSVGRIREGIRYIAMGHNTIRGAAGASVLNAELLHSMGKL; encoded by the coding sequence ATGGCAGCAATTAAAGCGGGTATTTTAGGCGCCACGGGCGCTGTCGGGCAGAGATTTGTAGAAGCACTTGCAAACCATCCCTGGTTTGAGATTACAGCCCTTGCAGCATCCGAGAGAAGCGCCGGCAAAACATATAAAGAAGCCGCAGGCTGGAGGTTAGACACAGCTATGCCGGAAAGCGTCGAAAACATCGAAGTTGTCCCGGTAGACCCAAAAGCCGTAGACGCAGATGTTGTTTTCTCGGCACTTCCTGCAGATCTTGCCCTGACAGTAGAACCCGAATTTGCAAAAGCCGGTTTTGCAGTCGCAAGTAATGCCTCCTCTCACAGAATGGAAAAGGATATTCCTCTCGTAATTCCCGAAGTAAATTCAGAACATCTCAGGCTTATCGAAGTCCAGCAGGACGCAAGGGGATGGGACGGATATATCATTACAAACCCCAATTGCTCCACAATTGTCATGACCCTTACCTTAAAGCCTCTTATGCAGTTTGGGCTCGAAACCGTACAGGTGGCTACAATGCAGGCTATCTCAGGCGCAGGGTTTTCCGGAGTTGCCGCAATGGCAATCTATGACAATGTAATTCCGTACATAGGAAGCGAAGAAAAAAAGATGGAGACCGAAACTTTAAAACTCCTTGGAGAGTTCAACGGCTCTGAAATAATACCTGCGGATATAAGTGTCAGTGCTTCCTGTCACAGAGTTCCTGTTGTCGACGGGCATACCGAGGCTATCTGGGCTGGAATGAGAGACAAACCAGCGCCTGAAGAAGTAAGGGAAGCCTTTCTAAGATTCGATCCAAAGCTTGGAGAACTTCCTTCCGAACCTGAGAGACCCCTGATAGTAAGGGACGAAGTCGACAGACCCCAACCGCGCCTTGACCGCAACATGGGAAAAGGCATGAGCGTCTCAGTAGGCCGTATAAGAGAAGGAATCCGTTATATCGCAATGGGACATAATACCATCCGCGGCGCAGCAGGAGCAAGTGTGCTGAATGCGGAACTCCTGCATTCCATGGGCAAACTCTGA
- a CDS encoding deoxyuridine 5'-triphosphate nucleotidohydrolase, protein MTLLSSTELRKLMQANPPLLENAVDIETQIQPNGIELTLKEIKTIEGSGAVDFDNSERKLPDGKFLEFDSDGWIHLPKGIYKVLFNEIVNIPMNLAAIAKPRSTLIRCGATLETAVWDAGYRGRSESLLVVYNASGFRLKKNARIMQLLFYTLDTEVEKGYSGIYQNENTK, encoded by the coding sequence ATGACGCTTTTATCCAGTACCGAATTGAGAAAACTTATGCAGGCAAATCCTCCTTTGCTTGAAAACGCTGTTGACATCGAGACCCAGATCCAGCCAAATGGGATTGAACTTACCCTGAAAGAAATAAAAACAATAGAAGGTTCTGGAGCTGTGGATTTTGATAATTCTGAAAGAAAGCTGCCAGATGGAAAATTCCTTGAATTCGACAGTGATGGCTGGATTCACCTGCCAAAGGGAATCTATAAAGTGCTTTTTAATGAGATTGTAAATATTCCCATGAACCTGGCAGCAATTGCAAAGCCACGATCAACGCTTATTCGCTGCGGGGCTACTCTTGAGACTGCAGTATGGGACGCGGGATACAGAGGGCGCAGTGAGTCGTTGCTGGTAGTTTATAATGCTTCTGGCTTCAGGCTGAAAAAGAACGCACGAATTATGCAGCTTTTATTCTATACACTGGACACCGAGGTAGAAAAAGGATATTCAGGGATATACCAGAACGAAAATACAAAATGA
- a CDS encoding DUF2341 domain-containing protein gives MTKRSIVCWITLLFLLILLTGCALGAIDNTWNPSTSENSWNYSQEIVVTENSGKTLQGYTVPVSLNSSNFNFSNAKNDGSDIRFLSGDRTLNYWIETWDPENKEALIWVRLPSLPANKTGKILMKYGNPDAEAMSNGEKTFDFFDDFEGNNLNELEWNSESAGGGLVEVKNGICNVAAPKAHAYDSSMIYSKKNFDINSMFVVKRMKVTTGTDARGPLLRQGFIDQIDSKKNEIKHETELANESHVNLGTTYRKEKNTLYDVTDVNVPEGEWYVSGIAWYEENGTRKVSWFKNGVRDSKMDFASNDYVTNFPMHVYLYAASYKDASKNTGYMAVDYVFVRKFVEAEPIVKVVSAHGEDGVSSESTFEDNSVNLSKNNYGDNSENDSGNNSENAFENSSGNTSWSGVSSQSGTLPKPQAAQRSKLNSESSAAERVVQAQENLSQNKTSSSDPLFPEYDVNISEIRLSSPYRFDFPTLVEELNSSGIDTIFLSVDSKDVWQYERFVKMAHEKGISVHAVILENISCTENRAGDTCQSSLDTILDYNEKSLAPFDGINIYVNSSAGEGSKESSIDYRTLFETASTEAEENVSISASLPLNYNASRIEETAPFVDFFIIRAYPSEVEELNSVPGIVDTVALGMGEIRGAGSRGIIEVSVEEGFKDKFSIQELFAGLSDYYSNDPAFLGVSIFNYDTYTALPRTEPDEKSFPIPGFKVLPVLLAGLGAFALLKIKRD, from the coding sequence ATGACAAAAAGATCTATTGTATGCTGGATTACTTTATTGTTTTTATTAATTTTGTTAACAGGCTGCGCCCTGGGCGCTATAGACAATACGTGGAACCCATCAACAAGTGAAAATTCATGGAACTACTCTCAGGAAATCGTAGTTACTGAGAACTCCGGCAAAACTCTGCAAGGATATACTGTCCCTGTTAGTTTGAACTCATCCAATTTCAATTTCTCAAATGCAAAAAATGACGGTTCAGATATTCGATTTTTGTCAGGAGATAGAACGCTCAATTACTGGATTGAAACCTGGGACCCTGAAAATAAAGAAGCTCTTATATGGGTCAGGCTTCCGTCTCTTCCTGCAAACAAAACCGGCAAAATCCTAATGAAATATGGGAACCCGGATGCTGAAGCCATGAGCAATGGAGAGAAAACATTCGACTTTTTTGATGACTTCGAGGGCAATAACCTCAACGAGCTTGAATGGAATTCTGAAAGTGCAGGAGGAGGTTTAGTTGAGGTTAAAAATGGGATTTGTAATGTTGCAGCCCCAAAAGCCCATGCTTACGACTCCTCTATGATTTACAGCAAAAAGAATTTTGATATTAATTCTATGTTTGTTGTCAAAAGAATGAAAGTCACTACAGGCACGGATGCTAGAGGGCCCTTACTACGGCAGGGTTTCATAGATCAAATAGACAGCAAAAAAAATGAAATAAAGCATGAAACTGAACTTGCCAATGAAAGCCATGTTAACCTTGGAACAACCTACAGGAAGGAAAAGAATACTCTCTACGACGTAACTGATGTCAATGTTCCTGAGGGAGAATGGTATGTCTCAGGAATTGCCTGGTATGAGGAAAACGGTACTCGCAAGGTGTCATGGTTTAAAAACGGTGTCCGGGACTCTAAAATGGACTTTGCTTCAAATGATTATGTTACCAATTTCCCAATGCATGTTTATCTGTATGCCGCTTCCTACAAGGATGCATCGAAGAATACAGGCTATATGGCAGTCGATTACGTTTTTGTCCGGAAATTTGTCGAAGCCGAACCGATAGTCAAGGTTGTTTCAGCTCATGGTGAAGATGGAGTTTCTTCAGAAAGCACTTTTGAGGATAATTCTGTAAACCTTTCTAAAAATAATTATGGCGATAATTCCGAAAATGATTCCGGAAACAACTCTGAAAACGCCTTTGAGAATAGCTCTGGAAACACTTCCTGGTCTGGGGTTAGTTCTCAGTCGGGAACTCTTCCTAAGCCTCAGGCAGCTCAAAGATCCAAATTAAATTCTGAATCCTCGGCTGCTGAGAGAGTTGTCCAGGCGCAGGAAAACCTGAGCCAAAATAAAACCAGCTCTTCCGATCCCCTATTCCCTGAATACGATGTGAATATCTCTGAAATCAGGCTTTCTTCCCCTTACAGGTTCGATTTCCCAACCCTTGTAGAGGAACTTAACTCCTCAGGAATAGATACGATTTTCCTCAGTGTGGACAGCAAGGACGTATGGCAATACGAGCGCTTTGTAAAGATGGCTCATGAAAAAGGAATTTCGGTACACGCAGTGATTCTGGAAAACATAAGTTGCACAGAAAACAGAGCCGGTGACACCTGCCAGAGTTCACTGGATACTATACTGGATTACAATGAAAAATCCCTCGCCCCCTTTGACGGGATAAATATCTACGTAAACTCCTCTGCCGGGGAAGGCTCTAAAGAAAGCTCAATAGACTACAGGACACTGTTTGAAACAGCCAGTACAGAAGCTGAAGAAAATGTGTCCATCTCAGCGAGCCTCCCGTTAAATTATAACGCATCCAGAATCGAAGAAACCGCTCCTTTTGTCGATTTCTTTATCATCAGGGCTTATCCTTCGGAAGTTGAAGAGCTTAACTCAGTGCCAGGAATTGTTGATACCGTTGCACTTGGGATGGGAGAGATAAGAGGCGCTGGTTCAAGAGGAATAATCGAGGTCTCTGTGGAAGAAGGTTTTAAGGATAAATTTTCTATACAGGAACTCTTTGCCGGACTTTCAGATTATTATTCAAATGATCCGGCTTTCCTGGGAGTCTCGATTTTCAATTACGATACCTATACAGCATTACCTCGCACAGAACCAGATGAGAAAAGTTTTCCAATTCCTGGATTCAAAGTTCTCCCGGTACTTCTTGCAGGTCTTGGAGCTTTCGCCCTTTTAAAGATAAAGAGAGATTAA
- a CDS encoding UDP-N-acetylglucosamine--N-acetylmuramyl-(pentapeptide) pyrophosphoryl-undecaprenol N-acetylglucosamine transferase has protein sequence MRIIILICGEGLGHTSRCLALGKEFLAGGHEVHFGAYGYSKEMVEKTGYSAHEIPSEIKLIGKAGTLDFKGSIEATLKNVDILGGPKLLKLIKDTDPDVIFSDSYYLGTLAGFTLRIPVYLILNQSNMEEFFKNRGVSLRLLGKMTRSFYNQIFEKVNKIIVPDFPPPYTVCRKNLNFRGKVQEKVFYSGPLLREKYEEVEQIPLKKPHIVSLIGGFGYREPILKKVIETAKLDTSINYTLISGPSLDPLKLADLPENVELLKFIEDTYPYMKGSDAVIAPGGHSTIIEALSFGIPILSFPDKEHSEQENNSEVIEEEGYGRMLSYSTPPEVVLECIREVLEEERYRNKTQRLRRLARELNGPSAVREMLEKEFKEKAF, from the coding sequence ATGCGAATAATTATTTTAATCTGTGGAGAGGGACTTGGTCATACCAGCCGATGCCTGGCACTTGGAAAAGAGTTTCTTGCGGGCGGGCACGAAGTACATTTCGGAGCTTATGGATACTCAAAGGAAATGGTTGAGAAGACAGGTTATTCGGCACATGAAATTCCTTCTGAAATAAAGCTTATCGGAAAGGCGGGAACCCTGGATTTCAAGGGTTCAATTGAGGCAACTCTTAAAAACGTAGATATTTTAGGGGGACCAAAGCTTCTGAAGCTGATAAAAGATACAGATCCCGATGTCATCTTTTCGGACAGCTATTATCTGGGAACGCTTGCCGGCTTCACACTTAGAATTCCAGTATACCTTATTTTGAACCAATCAAATATGGAGGAATTTTTTAAAAATCGAGGAGTTTCTCTGAGACTTCTTGGGAAAATGACAAGAAGCTTCTACAACCAGATTTTTGAGAAAGTAAACAAAATAATTGTTCCTGATTTTCCCCCTCCCTACACCGTTTGCAGGAAAAATCTGAATTTCCGGGGTAAAGTTCAGGAAAAAGTATTCTACAGTGGTCCCCTTTTAAGGGAGAAGTATGAAGAAGTGGAGCAAATTCCCCTTAAAAAGCCGCATATTGTTTCCCTTATTGGAGGTTTCGGATACAGGGAACCTATTCTCAAAAAAGTAATCGAGACCGCAAAGCTTGATACTTCTATCAACTATACTCTAATTTCAGGTCCCTCCCTTGATCCCTTAAAGCTTGCTGACCTGCCGGAAAATGTAGAACTCCTTAAGTTCATAGAAGATACATACCCATACATGAAGGGCTCGGATGCAGTAATAGCCCCAGGAGGGCACAGTACCATTATAGAAGCCCTGAGCTTCGGAATTCCTATCCTTTCTTTTCCTGACAAGGAGCATAGCGAGCAGGAAAATAACTCTGAAGTGATTGAAGAGGAGGGCTATGGAAGGATGCTCAGCTATTCCACACCTCCTGAGGTAGTTCTCGAATGTATCCGGGAAGTTCTTGAGGAAGAAAGGTACAGAAATAAAACTCAAAGGTTGCGAAGGCTTGCCCGAGAACTGAATGGTCCCAGTGCTGTGAGAGAAATGCTTGAAAAAGAGTTTAAAGAAAAAGCGTTCTGA
- a CDS encoding 2-amino-3,7-dideoxy-D-threo-hept-6-ulosonate synthase: protein MSTIGKSIRMERIFNRNTGNTIIVPMDHGVSLGPIEGLRNLQEAVNKVAEGGANAVLGHMGLAKHGHRGYGRDVGLIIHLSASTSLSSDPNHKVLVTKVEEAIKVGADGVSVHINIGAEDEYEMLQGLGYVARKCDKWGMPLLAMMYPRGRKVHSEYDVDVVKHAARIGAELGADIIKTNYTGSPETFKEVVEGCPVPVIIAGGPKMNSEQELLEMIEGSLEAGGRGVAIGRNVFQAQDPTGLVRKIAKIVHEGVSVEELSKSGR, encoded by the coding sequence ATGAGCACTATAGGTAAATCCATAAGGATGGAGCGTATCTTCAATCGAAATACGGGTAATACGATTATTGTTCCTATGGACCATGGAGTAAGTTTAGGTCCAATTGAAGGGCTTAGAAACCTTCAGGAAGCTGTAAACAAAGTCGCAGAGGGCGGGGCAAACGCCGTACTCGGGCACATGGGTCTTGCCAAACATGGACATAGGGGATATGGGCGCGATGTCGGTCTTATAATCCACCTATCAGCTTCAACTTCTCTTTCCTCTGATCCGAACCATAAAGTTCTGGTAACAAAAGTAGAAGAAGCTATAAAAGTTGGAGCTGATGGAGTATCGGTTCATATAAACATAGGGGCTGAAGACGAGTACGAGATGTTGCAGGGATTAGGCTATGTGGCAAGAAAGTGTGATAAATGGGGAATGCCTCTCCTTGCCATGATGTATCCACGCGGGAGAAAGGTTCACTCTGAATATGATGTGGATGTCGTAAAACATGCAGCCCGGATTGGAGCCGAGCTTGGGGCTGATATCATTAAGACAAACTATACCGGAAGTCCTGAAACCTTTAAAGAGGTCGTTGAAGGATGCCCTGTACCTGTAATCATTGCAGGCGGTCCGAAAATGAATTCTGAGCAGGAACTGCTGGAGATGATCGAAGGTTCTCTTGAAGCAGGAGGAAGGGGTGTTGCTATTGGAAGAAATGTTTTCCAAGCTCAGGACCCCACAGGGCTTGTCCGCAAAATTGCAAAAATCGTTCATGAGGGCGTGAGCGTGGAGGAGTTATCGAAATCAGGCAGGTAA
- a CDS encoding CobW family GTP-binding protein, giving the protein MKVMIIGGFLGSGKTTTILRISRQLSNAGKKTAIIVNEIGEIGLDGDILTSPGIVTEELTSGCICCTLRISMQYTLQTLEEEYAPDIVIIEPTGIAFPGQIREEIETMGLSELSFAPVVTLVDPGRFGTEAKEIPKFIENQIREAEILCINKIDITPTETVLAVEKMLHEINPAARILKFSAKHEDENFEKLFQQLAVPGFKKPSEETKNSVELSEVSAYSVLYTLEPQYLSPEESKQFIEENLRKIQNEIQEINPEFVGHVKLSMKLYESIVKGSVTSSTEVPQIELIQTGESEKAELRLLSAVTKVPKNKLIEIVESTLEENLGKSGIVFEKEIQEHEHNIGNHIEHEKEQICRINILKDMKT; this is encoded by the coding sequence ATGAAAGTCATGATCATAGGAGGTTTTCTCGGAAGCGGGAAAACAACCACTATACTGAGAATCAGCAGGCAGCTCAGCAATGCAGGAAAGAAGACTGCAATCATTGTAAACGAGATTGGGGAGATCGGACTTGATGGGGATATTCTTACAAGCCCTGGAATTGTAACCGAAGAACTCACAAGCGGCTGTATCTGCTGCACACTCAGGATAAGCATGCAGTATACCCTTCAGACCCTTGAAGAAGAATACGCGCCTGACATTGTTATCATCGAACCGACAGGTATTGCCTTCCCGGGGCAGATTAGGGAGGAAATAGAAACGATGGGACTCTCCGAGCTTTCCTTTGCCCCGGTAGTGACTCTTGTAGATCCCGGCCGTTTCGGGACAGAAGCAAAAGAGATCCCAAAGTTTATCGAAAATCAGATAAGGGAAGCTGAGATTCTCTGCATAAACAAGATTGATATAACCCCTACCGAAACTGTCCTTGCAGTTGAGAAAATGCTCCATGAGATAAATCCTGCAGCCAGAATCCTGAAATTCTCGGCAAAACATGAAGATGAGAATTTTGAAAAGCTGTTTCAGCAGCTCGCTGTACCTGGGTTTAAAAAACCTTCCGAAGAAACGAAAAACTCTGTTGAACTTTCCGAAGTTTCGGCTTATTCAGTTCTCTATACCCTTGAACCACAGTATCTAAGTCCTGAAGAAAGCAAACAATTTATAGAAGAAAATCTCCGGAAAATTCAGAATGAAATTCAGGAAATTAATCCTGAGTTTGTAGGGCATGTGAAGCTTTCCATGAAACTCTATGAATCTATAGTCAAGGGCAGTGTAACCTCTTCTACAGAAGTACCTCAGATAGAACTTATTCAGACCGGAGAAAGTGAGAAAGCAGAACTCAGGCTTCTTTCCGCTGTTACAAAGGTCCCGAAAAATAAGCTTATAGAGATTGTGGAGAGTACTCTTGAAGAAAATCTTGGGAAATCAGGAATAGTTTTTGAGAAAGAAATTCAGGAGCATGAGCATAATATTGGAAATCATATCGAGCATGAAAAGGAGCAAATATGCAGGATTAATATATTGAAAGATATGAAAACTTGA
- a CDS encoding flavodoxin family protein has translation MNGGSSIKVLGLVGSPNINGNTAKLVNAILEGAAENGAEKVIYNLGSLNIKGCDACCKCQESGCCPIDDDMQEIYQQIQTADMIVLGSPVYMWQMTAQTKLLIDRMTAFLKPNFSSRLDNKKLILVFSQGSPDRDAFKPYFKYTAGLLYYLGFDVLDTVIAAGTDKLEVSFRPRLLEKARALGKLASTPNLTGPEFRKAESCLTPLL, from the coding sequence TTGAACGGGGGTTCTAGCATTAAAGTTCTTGGATTGGTGGGCAGTCCTAATATAAATGGAAACACAGCAAAGCTTGTAAACGCAATTCTCGAAGGAGCCGCCGAAAACGGTGCAGAAAAAGTAATTTACAATCTGGGCTCACTAAACATTAAAGGCTGTGACGCCTGCTGCAAATGTCAGGAATCTGGCTGCTGTCCCATAGATGACGATATGCAGGAAATTTATCAACAAATCCAGACTGCAGACATGATTGTACTCGGTTCTCCAGTTTACATGTGGCAGATGACAGCCCAGACTAAACTCTTAATTGACCGAATGACAGCCTTCTTAAAACCTAATTTTTCGAGCAGACTTGACAATAAAAAACTGATTCTTGTCTTCTCCCAGGGCAGTCCGGACAGAGATGCCTTCAAACCATATTTTAAATACACAGCTGGCCTTCTTTACTATCTCGGTTTTGATGTTCTGGATACTGTAATTGCCGCTGGCACGGATAAGCTTGAAGTGTCCTTCAGACCCAGGCTGCTTGAAAAAGCAAGAGCGCTCGGAAAACTTGCCTCGACTCCTAACCTTACTGGTCCTGAGTTCAGAAAAGCCGAGTCATGCTTAACTCCACTTCTCTGA
- a CDS encoding indolepyruvate ferredoxin oxidoreductase subunit alpha produces MPALVNADECSGCGSCVDECPSEAITLDEEKGIAVVDQDECVECGACEEACPNQAIKVEE; encoded by the coding sequence ATGCCAGCATTAGTTAATGCAGATGAATGTTCTGGATGCGGAAGCTGTGTCGATGAATGCCCCTCTGAAGCAATCACCCTTGATGAAGAGAAAGGAATCGCAGTTGTCGACCAGGACGAATGCGTAGAGTGCGGCGCATGTGAAGAAGCATGCCCGAACCAGGCAATTAAAGTAGAAGAGTAA
- a CDS encoding radical SAM protein: MQSRSITPEMKAFLISIGSVSIDPSLIPRARGSTAGPGAGTRSVFFRSGETRVRLNIREDSPLSIQKDEDEGSVALFYMGKKLVEGKLEPALAHCPNQAYITLCEKCIFDCKYCPVPKLKGNVKSEEEVLSIIDEVLQAGDLKAISLTSGVETSLEGEVERVLKLLPALKKYNVPIGVSVYPTEGCSRKFYEAGVSEVKYNVETMDRDVFKKVCEDLSIDYILDRLKEAVSIFGKNRVFSNFIIGLGESDDSVREGVNTLAKMGVIPILRPVNPHPLRAGDCFTERPSPERILKLAKLEAEILKKYGLDPRLAKTMCLKCTGCDLVPLVDL; the protein is encoded by the coding sequence ATGCAAAGCAGGTCAATTACACCAGAAATGAAAGCTTTCCTTATTTCAATAGGCTCAGTTTCCATAGATCCTTCACTTATTCCACGAGCTCGGGGGTCAACTGCGGGTCCCGGGGCGGGTACAAGATCAGTATTCTTCAGATCGGGAGAAACACGAGTAAGGCTGAACATAAGAGAAGATTCTCCACTTTCTATTCAGAAAGATGAGGACGAAGGAAGTGTTGCGCTTTTCTATATGGGAAAAAAACTTGTAGAGGGAAAACTTGAGCCTGCGCTTGCCCACTGTCCTAATCAGGCTTATATAACCCTTTGTGAGAAGTGCATATTTGACTGCAAATACTGCCCTGTGCCCAAATTGAAGGGAAATGTTAAAAGTGAGGAGGAAGTTCTGAGCATAATTGATGAGGTTTTACAGGCTGGAGATCTTAAAGCCATTTCCCTTACCTCTGGGGTTGAAACCTCTCTTGAAGGAGAGGTGGAGCGTGTGCTCAAATTGCTTCCTGCTCTCAAAAAATACAACGTTCCTATCGGAGTCTCGGTGTATCCTACAGAAGGTTGTTCCAGAAAATTCTATGAGGCAGGGGTTTCTGAAGTCAAATATAATGTTGAGACTATGGATAGGGATGTCTTCAAAAAAGTTTGTGAAGACCTATCTATTGACTATATTCTGGATAGACTGAAGGAAGCTGTAAGCATTTTCGGAAAAAACCGGGTTTTCAGTAATTTTATAATCGGGCTTGGAGAAAGTGACGATTCTGTAAGGGAAGGAGTCAATACACTTGCAAAAATGGGAGTAATCCCTATTCTGCGGCCGGTAAACCCGCATCCTCTGAGGGCTGGAGACTGTTTTACTGAGCGACCGTCCCCTGAACGCATATTAAAACTCGCAAAACTTGAAGCCGAAATCCTTAAGAAGTATGGACTCGATCCGAGGCTTGCAAAGACCATGTGCTTGAAATGTACAGGCTGTGATCTTGTTCCCCTTGTTGATCTCTAA
- the msrB gene encoding peptide-methionine (R)-S-oxide reductase MsrB — MAQKTIERSEEEWKKVLTPEQYHVMREKGTERPFSGSLYYNKEKGIYTCAACGQELFSSDTKFESGTGWPSFYDVISSDRVKLKEDTSYFMSRIEVVCSRCGSHLGHVFDDGPAPTGKRYCINSIALNFKKEGEEDKQGGEGK; from the coding sequence ATGGCACAGAAAACAATAGAAAGATCCGAAGAAGAATGGAAAAAAGTGCTCACGCCCGAGCAATATCATGTCATGAGGGAGAAAGGTACAGAAAGACCCTTTTCCGGCAGTCTGTACTATAATAAAGAAAAAGGAATTTACACCTGTGCTGCCTGCGGGCAAGAACTATTTTCCTCGGATACAAAGTTTGAGTCTGGCACAGGCTGGCCAAGTTTCTATGATGTAATCTCGAGTGACAGGGTAAAGCTCAAAGAGGACACCAGCTATTTCATGAGCAGAATAGAGGTAGTGTGTTCTCGCTGCGGAAGTCATCTGGGTCACGTTTTTGACGATGGACCTGCACCAACCGGGAAGCGTTACTGCATTAATTCAATCGCTCTTAATTTTAAGAAAGAAGGGGAAGAAGACAAGCAAGGCGGAGAAGGAAAGTAA